In a genomic window of Rubidibacter lacunae KORDI 51-2:
- a CDS encoding cytochrome c oxidase subunit II — protein MDQKNETVPVALWTLTAGVAVTLISLWYGQNHGLLPEQASEQAPLVDRFFDVLITIATALFIVVEGAIVFAMFKFRKRRNDDSDAEPIKGNLPLEAFWTAIPAVIVIGLGIYSVEVYRDMGGFAPAFEAGEQVVEVAQVPSDNAMATAQDVGAGLGFVGRELADARREIEYGFGSASEQGVPDVVVNVTGMQFAWLFEYPSDGIMTGELHVPIGQRVKLNLNAQDVIHSFWVPQFRLKQDAIPGKDTQLQFVATKTGRYPIVCAELCGSYHGAMRSELVVDSEEDYATWLADNRIASNLKPAAVAVDANALSAADYLAPYASDQGMDDGILSQLVGHHQAAH, from the coding sequence ATGGACCAAAAAAATGAAACCGTTCCCGTTGCTCTTTGGACCTTGACAGCCGGGGTAGCGGTAACCTTGATCAGCCTCTGGTATGGCCAGAACCACGGTTTGTTGCCGGAGCAGGCATCGGAACAGGCACCGCTGGTCGATCGCTTCTTCGACGTGCTGATTACGATCGCGACGGCGCTTTTCATCGTCGTGGAAGGCGCGATTGTCTTTGCCATGTTTAAATTCCGCAAGCGGCGCAATGATGACAGCGATGCAGAGCCGATCAAAGGCAACCTCCCTCTCGAAGCTTTCTGGACGGCAATTCCGGCAGTAATTGTCATCGGCTTGGGCATCTACAGCGTAGAAGTCTACCGTGACATGGGCGGCTTCGCTCCGGCGTTTGAAGCGGGCGAGCAGGTCGTGGAGGTAGCGCAAGTCCCTAGCGATAACGCGATGGCAACAGCCCAGGATGTCGGGGCCGGTTTGGGATTTGTGGGTCGCGAGCTAGCTGATGCCCGCCGCGAGATCGAGTACGGTTTTGGGTCGGCCTCCGAACAGGGCGTGCCAGACGTGGTGGTTAACGTGACGGGAATGCAATTTGCGTGGCTGTTCGAGTACCCCAGCGATGGCATTATGACTGGCGAACTGCACGTCCCGATCGGCCAACGCGTCAAGCTGAACTTGAACGCGCAAGACGTCATCCATTCGTTTTGGGTACCGCAGTTCCGCCTCAAGCAAGATGCCATTCCCGGTAAGGACACGCAGCTACAGTTTGTAGCAACTAAGACCGGACGCTATCCGATTGTCTGCGCGGAACTATGCGGTAGCTACCACGGGGCAATGCGCAGCGAACTCGTGGTCGACAGTGAAGAGGACTATGCCACATGGCTGGCAGACAATCGCATCGCCAGCAACCTAAAGCCGGCGGCAGTCGCAGTAGACGCGAACGCGCTGAGCGCTGCAGATTACCTCGCCCCATACGCTAGCGATCAAGGCATGGACGACGGCATTTTGTCTCAACTGGTCGGACACCACCAAGCCGCCCACTGA
- the ftsH2 gene encoding ATP-dependent zinc metalloprotease FtsH2: MKLSWKVVLLWTLPLLVVGFFIWQGAFATASSGPGGNSASTRMSYGRFLEYIDAGRVRQVDLYEGGRTAIVEATDPQLDGRLQRLRVDLPQRAPELIAKMRDADIAIEAHPAGNNGALWGLLGNLIFPVLLIAALFFLFRRSNNAPGGPGQAMNFGKSKARFLMEAKTGVTFDDVAGIEEAKLELQEVVTFLKQPERFTAVGARIPKGVLLVGPPGTGKTLLAKAIAGEAGVPFFSISGSEFVEMFVGVGASRVRDLFKKAKENAPCLIFIDEIDAVGRQRGAGIGGGNDEREQTLNQLLTEMDGFEGNTGIIVIAATNRADVLDSALLRPGRFDRQVSVDPPDYKGRLDILDVHARNKKLAEDVSIESIARRTPGFTGADLSNLLNEAAILTARRRKPAITLREIDDAVDRVVAGMEGTPLVDSKSKRLIAYHEVGHALIGTLLEHHDPVQKVTLIPRGQARGLTWFTPGEDQMLVSRAQLKARITAALGGRAAEEEVFGDAEVTSGAGGDLQQLTGMARQMVTRFGMSALGPLSLEGQGGEVFLGSGLMNRAEYSEEIAARIDKQVREIAESCHQHARQFIRDNREAVDRLVDLLIEKETIDGDEFRQILSEYADIPVKERLATQA, from the coding sequence ATGAAACTTTCCTGGAAAGTCGTTCTGCTTTGGACGCTGCCCCTCCTGGTCGTTGGTTTTTTCATCTGGCAGGGCGCATTCGCGACGGCCAGTAGCGGTCCGGGTGGCAACTCGGCAAGCACGCGGATGAGTTACGGTCGGTTCCTGGAATACATCGACGCCGGTCGCGTCCGCCAGGTCGATCTTTATGAAGGCGGTCGTACCGCGATTGTCGAAGCGACGGATCCGCAACTCGACGGCCGTTTGCAGCGCCTACGTGTGGACTTGCCGCAGCGAGCGCCCGAGCTGATTGCAAAGATGCGCGATGCCGACATCGCTATCGAAGCGCATCCCGCTGGTAATAACGGAGCTCTTTGGGGTCTTTTAGGGAACTTGATCTTCCCAGTACTGTTAATTGCAGCGCTCTTCTTTCTGTTCCGCCGCTCGAATAATGCCCCAGGCGGTCCAGGTCAGGCAATGAATTTCGGCAAGTCGAAGGCACGCTTCTTGATGGAAGCCAAAACTGGTGTCACGTTCGACGACGTTGCTGGTATTGAAGAGGCCAAGCTGGAGCTGCAAGAGGTAGTGACGTTCCTCAAGCAACCGGAACGCTTTACCGCGGTGGGCGCGCGTATTCCCAAAGGCGTGTTGCTTGTAGGCCCCCCCGGAACGGGCAAAACCCTTTTAGCTAAAGCGATCGCGGGTGAGGCTGGCGTACCGTTCTTCAGTATTTCTGGTTCGGAGTTCGTAGAGATGTTCGTTGGCGTGGGTGCCTCGCGCGTCCGCGATCTGTTCAAGAAAGCCAAGGAGAACGCACCCTGCTTGATCTTTATTGACGAGATCGATGCAGTCGGACGCCAGCGCGGTGCTGGCATTGGCGGTGGGAATGACGAGCGCGAGCAAACCCTCAATCAGCTCTTGACTGAGATGGACGGTTTTGAGGGCAATACAGGTATCATCGTCATCGCAGCAACGAATCGCGCCGACGTATTGGATTCGGCGTTACTGCGTCCGGGTCGCTTCGATCGTCAAGTTTCAGTAGATCCGCCCGATTACAAAGGTCGATTGGATATTCTCGACGTGCACGCTCGCAACAAAAAGCTGGCAGAAGACGTGTCGATCGAGAGTATCGCTCGTCGCACGCCCGGTTTTACGGGTGCAGACCTTTCCAATCTTCTCAATGAGGCCGCGATCTTGACGGCCCGCCGTCGCAAACCAGCTATTACCTTACGCGAAATCGATGACGCAGTCGACCGCGTTGTGGCGGGAATGGAAGGCACCCCATTAGTAGACAGCAAGAGCAAGCGACTGATTGCCTACCATGAGGTCGGGCACGCCCTGATCGGTACGCTGCTGGAGCATCACGACCCCGTGCAGAAGGTGACACTGATTCCTCGCGGTCAGGCGCGCGGTCTGACATGGTTTACTCCCGGGGAAGATCAAATGCTCGTTTCGCGAGCGCAGCTCAAAGCACGCATCACCGCTGCGCTGGGTGGGCGCGCGGCCGAGGAAGAAGTCTTCGGCGACGCAGAGGTTACCTCTGGTGCTGGCGGCGACTTGCAGCAGCTCACGGGCATGGCTCGACAGATGGTGACGCGTTTCGGAATGTCGGCTTTGGGACCGCTGTCGCTTGAGGGTCAGGGTGGCGAAGTATTCCTCGGGAGTGGCTTGATGAACCGTGCCGAATACTCTGAGGAGATCGCCGCACGCATTGACAAACAGGTGCGCGAAATTGCTGAGTCGTGTCACCAACACGCCCGCCAGTTCATTCGCGACAATCGCGAGGCAGTCGATCGCCTGGTGGATCTTTTGATCGAGAAGGAAACCATTGACGGCGACGAATTTCGCCAAATTCTCTCCGAATATGCTGATATTCCGGTGAAAGAGCGTCTGGCTACCCAAGCCTAA
- the petH gene encoding ferredoxin--NADP reductase — protein sequence MTYGFSSASAVNSKTAFGDRLFVFEVVGLRQTPNNQQSAVPIRRSGTVRLTVPYGRMNEEMQRIARLGGKIVSIERFDRERVEASTVAGAPAPSSKDSKPSKPMTQAKAKTDIPVNIYRPKTPLIGKCVENRELVGEGGIGRVRHLTFDVSGSDLRYLEGQSIGIIPPGSDDKGKSHKLRLYSIASTRHGDRLDDQTVSLCVRELVYQHPETGETVYGVCSRFLCELNDGDDVQITGPVGKEMLLPEDPEAKIIMMATGTGIAPFRAYLRRMFVEQHDDYKFNGFAWLVFGIPKTPNILYQDKLEAMQSEYPDHFRLTYAISREQQTADGQKMYIQNRVAEHVEEMWNLLQDEKTHTYICGLKGMEDGIDEAFAGEAQKHGVEWSAFRKQLKSQDRWHVETY from the coding sequence ATGACCTACGGTTTTAGCTCCGCCTCTGCTGTCAATAGTAAGACGGCTTTTGGCGATCGCCTCTTCGTGTTTGAGGTCGTCGGCTTACGGCAAACCCCGAATAACCAGCAGTCGGCTGTGCCGATTCGCCGGAGCGGGACCGTTCGCCTTACAGTGCCGTACGGTCGGATGAACGAAGAAATGCAGCGAATTGCTCGCCTGGGCGGCAAAATCGTCAGCATCGAGCGGTTCGACCGGGAACGAGTTGAGGCAAGTACGGTTGCGGGTGCACCAGCCCCGTCATCAAAGGACAGCAAGCCAAGCAAGCCCATGACTCAAGCCAAAGCCAAAACCGATATTCCGGTTAATATCTATCGCCCAAAGACGCCGCTGATTGGCAAGTGCGTCGAAAACCGCGAACTGGTCGGCGAAGGCGGCATCGGTCGCGTGCGACACCTGACGTTCGACGTGTCCGGCAGTGATTTGCGCTATTTGGAAGGCCAAAGTATCGGCATCATTCCGCCTGGCAGCGACGACAAAGGCAAGTCCCACAAACTGCGTCTTTACTCGATTGCTTCTACCCGTCACGGCGATCGCCTCGACGACCAAACCGTGTCTTTGTGCGTGCGCGAACTGGTTTACCAGCACCCCGAAACTGGTGAAACGGTCTACGGTGTCTGCTCCCGCTTCCTATGCGAGCTAAACGATGGCGATGACGTGCAGATCACCGGCCCGGTTGGCAAGGAAATGCTGCTGCCGGAAGACCCGGAGGCCAAAATTATCATGATGGCTACAGGCACGGGCATCGCACCGTTCCGCGCTTACTTGCGCCGCATGTTCGTCGAGCAACACGACGATTACAAGTTCAACGGCTTTGCATGGTTGGTGTTCGGTATTCCCAAAACGCCGAATATCTTGTACCAGGACAAGCTCGAGGCCATGCAGTCCGAGTACCCGGACCACTTCCGCCTGACCTATGCCATCAGCCGCGAGCAGCAGACTGCCGACGGTCAGAAGATGTATATCCAGAATCGGGTGGCGGAGCACGTTGAGGAAATGTGGAATCTCCTGCAAGACGAGAAGACCCACACCTACATCTGCGGGCTCAAGGGCATGGAAGACGGCATCGATGAAGCGTTTGCTGGTGAAGCCCAGAAGCACGGCGTTGAATGGTCTGCATTCCGCAAGCAATTGAAGTCCCAAGATCGCTGGCACGTGGAGACATACTAG
- a CDS encoding ABC transporter permease, with translation MLAALDLDFLRIRAIALNGFREAIRDRVLYFIAFYALLLALATATLRYLSGGAHEKILLDFGVGAMALLSAAIAIYVGTGLINKEIERQTVLMLLPKPLSRAEFAIGKHVGLTAVLAVAVAAMTVLYFAFLGLSGTSFPLGPLLLSSLFLLLELAIVVAIALVFGAFTTSLIAMLLSFGVYVMGHFSSDIVEFGKIANTREAIFFTRLLYLILPDLERFNLRNDAVYGILPPVPELCQSVLYGGFYIVIVLAIATFAFSRRQF, from the coding sequence ATGCTTGCCGCCCTCGACTTGGACTTTCTGCGCATCAGGGCGATCGCGCTGAATGGCTTCCGCGAAGCTATTCGCGATCGCGTGTTGTACTTTATCGCCTTCTACGCGCTGCTCCTAGCGCTGGCGACGGCAACACTCAGATACCTATCTGGCGGCGCGCATGAGAAGATTTTGCTCGACTTTGGAGTGGGGGCAATGGCGCTGCTGAGCGCGGCGATTGCGATTTACGTCGGGACGGGGTTGATCAATAAAGAAATCGAGCGGCAAACGGTGCTGATGTTGTTGCCGAAGCCGCTGTCGCGAGCCGAGTTCGCGATTGGGAAACATGTGGGATTGACAGCGGTGCTGGCCGTGGCTGTGGCGGCAATGACGGTGCTTTATTTCGCGTTTCTGGGACTATCGGGTACGTCGTTTCCGCTCGGACCGCTGCTCCTGTCGTCATTATTTTTATTGCTCGAGCTGGCAATTGTCGTGGCGATCGCGCTAGTCTTTGGTGCGTTTACGACTTCGCTGATTGCGATGTTGCTGTCGTTTGGCGTTTACGTCATGGGACACTTCAGCAGCGACATCGTTGAGTTCGGGAAAATTGCAAACACGCGCGAGGCGATTTTCTTTACGCGCTTGCTATATCTGATTTTGCCCGATCTAGAGCGCTTCAATCTTCGCAACGACGCCGTTTATGGCATTTTGCCACCCGTGCCGGAATTATGCCAAAGCGTGCTATACGGTGGTTTTTATATTGTCATCGTGTTGGCGATCGCAACGTTCGCGTTCTCGCGCCGCCAGTTCTGA
- a CDS encoding DnaJ C-terminal domain-containing protein codes for MQNFRNYYAILNLAPDVKPNDIKAAYRRLARQYHPDLNPGDKASEERFKDIVEAYDVLGDPTKREQYDDLRDWHQQNRPMRAGRNGRSTNGQRNGKSRTNGSSPYGGDFNRFTEQVLGRRGTRVRSDTRSEEQRRVPVDETDPFRPGTTKKAYKVRAPGSPTTHERARDVEARLSLPLEKAYRGGRERIRLEDGRSLEVDMPPGMTGGQQMRLRGQGLFGGDLYLNIDIQPHPFFELDGIDVFCQVPIAPSEAVLGGAVEVPTLDGLVKMSIPPGVASGKRLKLANKGYISEDGDRGDQLVEIQIAVPQELTAEERDLYEQLRRLETFDPRKDAFGL; via the coding sequence ATGCAGAACTTTCGCAATTATTACGCGATTCTCAATTTGGCCCCGGACGTGAAGCCGAACGACATTAAGGCAGCGTACCGGCGGCTAGCACGTCAGTACCATCCCGATCTCAATCCGGGCGATAAAGCATCGGAAGAGCGCTTTAAGGACATCGTCGAAGCCTACGACGTACTCGGCGACCCGACCAAGCGCGAGCAGTACGACGACCTGCGGGACTGGCACCAGCAAAACCGCCCCATGCGCGCCGGGCGTAACGGCAGAAGCACTAACGGTCAGCGTAATGGTAAAAGTCGCACCAACGGCAGCAGCCCTTACGGTGGCGACTTCAACCGCTTTACCGAGCAGGTGTTGGGACGGCGTGGCACTCGCGTGCGTTCAGATACCCGCTCTGAGGAACAGCGGCGGGTTCCCGTCGACGAGACCGATCCGTTTCGACCGGGAACGACGAAAAAGGCTTATAAAGTTCGGGCGCCTGGCAGTCCGACAACTCATGAGCGCGCGCGCGATGTGGAAGCCCGCCTATCGCTACCGCTGGAGAAAGCTTACCGCGGTGGTCGCGAGCGCATTCGCCTCGAAGACGGGCGATCGCTAGAAGTCGATATGCCACCAGGCATGACCGGCGGCCAGCAGATGCGCCTGCGCGGGCAAGGGCTGTTCGGCGGCGATTTATATTTGAACATTGACATCCAGCCGCACCCATTTTTCGAGCTCGACGGCATCGACGTATTCTGTCAGGTGCCGATTGCCCCCAGCGAAGCAGTATTGGGCGGTGCTGTAGAAGTGCCAACACTCGATGGTTTGGTCAAGATGTCGATACCGCCTGGTGTGGCCTCAGGCAAGCGCTTGAAGCTAGCGAACAAGGGGTATATTTCGGAAGATGGCGATCGCGGCGATCAACTGGTGGAAATCCAGATTGCCGTGCCGCAAGAGCTGACTGCTGAAGAACGGGACTTGTACGAGCAGTTGCGCCGCTTGGAAACGTTCGATCCACGCAAGGATGCCTTCGGACTTTAG